From Panthera uncia isolate 11264 chromosome E1, Puncia_PCG_1.0, whole genome shotgun sequence, one genomic window encodes:
- the ARHGEF15 gene encoding rho guanine nucleotide exchange factor 15 isoform X3: MSAQSLPAATPPTQKPPRIIRPRPPSRPRAAQSPGPHHNGSSPREAPLTPNDAPTPMCTPIPWEPPASALKPPALLPPSASKASLDSQTSPDSPSSTPSPVSRRSVTPEPAPRSPVPPPKPSGSPHTPPLLPRAEVLAQGGSASAPGTVRRLAGRFEWGAEGKVQAGDALEPGAHGAVDVNGEREVPPGNVAGSGSQENGALDAVLACPPCCPCVCHIGRPGLELRWVPVGGYEDGPRAFCRASPLRTSRSRPSPPSLSLPPVVLTSYRSTAERKLLPPLKAPKPAWVRPDITASGDPPQPDLHLPSEDGIPTGDSPDEALQDAPPASMEGRDKEGLELLKEQNWELPLQDEPLYQNYRAAVLSEELWGVSEDGCPSPTNPGEAPTFARPPGPRNTLWQELPAVRASGLLDTLSPQERRMQESLFEVVTSEASYLRSLRLLTDTFVLSQALRDTLTPRDHHTLFSNVQRVQGVSERFLGTLLSRVRSSPHISDLCDVVHDHAVGPFSVYVDYVRNQQYQEETYSRLMDTNVRFSAELRRLQSLPKCERLPLPSFLLLPFQRITRLRMLLQNILRQTEEGSSRQENAQKALGAVSKIIERCSAEVGRMKQTEELIRLTQRLRFHKVKALPLVSWSRRLELQGELTELGCRRGGVLFTSRPRFTPLCLLLFSDLLLITQPKRSDMQRWLGAFPTPGPLPCSPDTVYEDCDCSQELCSESSAPARTEARSLESRALPRHLHKSPEGWLKGFPGAFPAQLVCEVTGEHERRKHLRQHQRLLEAVGPSSGPPSAPPP; this comes from the exons ATGTCAGCCCAGTCTCTTCCTGCAGCAACACCCCCTACCCAGAAGCCCCCTCGGATCATCCGCCCCCGTCCTCCTTCTCGCCCCAGGGCTGCCCAGTCCCCAGGGCCCCACCACAACGGCTCTTCGCCACGAGAagctcccctcacccccaatGACGCGCCAACCCCGATGTGCACCCCCATCCCCTGGGAGCCCCCAGCCTCGGCCCTCAAGCCCCCTGCCCTTCTGCCCCCCTCGGCTTCTAAAGCCAGCCTCGACTCCCAGACTTCCCCAGACTCGCCTTCCAGCACCCCCAGTCCAGTGTCCAGGCGCTCCGTCACCCCAGAGCCCGCTCCCCGGTCTCCAGTTCCCCCACCCAAGCCCTCCGGGTCACCCCACACTCCGCCCCTGCTCCCCAGGGCTGAGGTCCTGGCCCAGGGTGGCTCTGCCTCGGCCCCAGGCACTGTGCGGAGATTGGCTGGCAGGTTTGAATGGGGGGCTGAAGGCAAGGTCCAGGCTGGGGATGCCCTGGAGCCGGGTGCCCATGGGGCAGTGGATGTGAATGGCGAGAGAGAGGTTCCACCGGGCAACGTTGCTGGGAGCGGGTCACAGGAGAATGGCGCTCTGG ATGCTGTCCTGGCCTGCCCTCCCTGTTGCCCCTGTGTCTGCCACATAGGCCGGCCTGGCCTGGAGCTCCGATGGGTACCTGTGGGGGGCTATGAGGATGGCCCCAGGGCTTTCTGCCGGGCCTCCCCACTGAGGACCTCCCGCTCCCGCCCCAGCCCTccaagcctcagtctccccccAGTGGTCCTTACGTCCTACCGCTCCACTGCCGAACGCAAACTCTTGCCACCCCTGAAAGCCCCCAAACCAGCGTGGGTCAGGCCAGACATCACCGCTTCCGGGGACCCCCCGCAGCCAGATCTCCATTTGCCCTCGGAAGACGGAATCCCGACAG GGGACAGTCCTGATGAAGCTCTTCAGGACGCTCCTCCAGCATCTATGGAGGGCAG GGACAAGGAGGGGCTGGAATTGCTGAAGGAACAGAACTGGGAGCTGCCCCTGCAGGACG AGCCCCTGTACCAGAACTATCGAGCGGCTGTGCTGTCAGAGGAGCTCTGGGGGGTCAGCGAGGACGGGTGTCCCTCTCCAACAAACCCCGGCGAAGCTCCCACCTTTGCACGGCCCCCTGGACCTCGCAACACGCTGTGGCAGGAGCTGCCGGCTGTGCGGGCCAGCGGCCTCCTGGACACCCTCAGCCCCCAGGAGAGGCGCATGCAGGAG AGCCTGTTCGAGGTGGTGACCTCTGAGGCCTCCTACCTGCGCTCCCTGCGGCTGCTAACTGACACCTTCGTGCTGAGCCAGGCTCTCCGGGACACGCTCACCCCCCGGGACCACCACACCCTCTTCTCCAACGTGCAGCGAGTCCAGGGAGTCAGCGAGCG GTTTCTAGGGACGCTGCTGTCCCGTGTGCGCTCTTCCCCCCACATCAGCGACCTGTGTGACGTGGTGCACGACCACGCCGTGGGCCCCTTCTCGGTGTACGTGGATTACGTGCGCAACCAGCAATACCAGGAAGAGACCTACAGCCGCCTTAT GGACACGAACGTGCGCTTCTCGGCCGAGCTGCGGCGCCTGCAAAGCCTCCCCAAGTGCGAGCGGCTGCCGCTGCCGTCCTTCCTGCTGCTGCCCTTTCAGCGAATCACCAGGCTCCGCATGCTGCTGCAG AATATCCTGCGCCAGACAGAGGAGGGGTCCAGCCGCCAGGAGAATGCCCAGAAAGCCCTGGGTGCCGTCAGCAAG ATCATTGAGCGCTGCAGTGCAGAGGTGGGGCGCATGAAGCAGACAGAGGAGCTGATCCGGCTCACCCAGAGGCTGCGCTTTCACAAAGTCAAG GCCCTGCCCCTGGTGTCCTGGTCCAGGCGCCTGGAGTTGCAAGGGGAGCTGACCGAGTTAGGGTGCCGGAGGGGGGGTGTGCTCTTTACCTCGCGCCCCCGCTTCACCCCCCTGTGCCTGCTACTCTTCAGCGACCTGCTGCTCATCACTCAGCCCAAGAG ATCAGACATGCAGCGCTGGCTGGGAGCCTTCCCTACCCCcggcccccttccctgctccccggACACCGTCTATGAGGACTGTG ACTGCTCCCAGGAACTGTGTTCAGAGTCTTCTGCACCGGCCAGGACTGAGGCACGAAGTCTGGAGTCCAGGGCTCTGCCCAGGCACCTGCACAAGAGCCCTGAAG gCTGGCTAAAGGGCTTTCCTGGGGCCTTCCCTGCCCAGCTGGTGTGTGAAGTCACAGGGGAACACGAAAGGAGGAAGCACCTTCGCCAGCACCAGAGACTCCTCGAGGCCGTTGGGCCCTCTTCAGGCCCCCCCAGCGCTCCCCCACCCTAA
- the ARHGEF15 gene encoding rho guanine nucleotide exchange factor 15 isoform X1 — translation MSAQSLPAATPPTQKPPRIIRPRPPSRPRAAQSPGPHHNGSSPREAPLTPNDAPTPMCTPIPWEPPASALKPPALLPPSASKASLDSQTSPDSPSSTPSPVSRRSVTPEPAPRSPVPPPKPSGSPHTPPLLPRAEVLAQGGSASAPGTVRRLAGRFEWGAEGKVQAGDALEPGAHGAVDVNGEREVPPGNVAGSGSQENGALDAVLACPPCCPCVCHIGRPGLELRWVPVGGYEDGPRAFCRASPLRTSRSRPSPPSLSLPPVVLTSYRSTAERKLLPPLKAPKPAWVRPDITASGDPPQPDLHLPSEDGIPTGDSPDEALQDAPPASMEGRDKEGLELLKEQNWELPLQDEPLYQNYRAAVLSEELWGVSEDGCPSPTNPGEAPTFARPPGPRNTLWQELPAVRASGLLDTLSPQERRMQESLFEVVTSEASYLRSLRLLTDTFVLSQALRDTLTPRDHHTLFSNVQRVQGVSERFLGTLLSRVRSSPHISDLCDVVHDHAVGPFSVYVDYVRNQQYQEETYSRLMDTNVRFSAELRRLQSLPKCERLPLPSFLLLPFQRITRLRMLLQNILRQTEEGSSRQENAQKALGAVSKIIERCSAEVGRMKQTEELIRLTQRLRFHKVKALPLVSWSRRLELQGELTELGCRRGGVLFTSRPRFTPLCLLLFSDLLLITQPKSGQRLQVLDYAHRSLVQAQQVPDPSGPPTFRLSLLSNHQGRPTHRLLQASSLSDMQRWLGAFPTPGPLPCSPDTVYEDCDCSQELCSESSAPARTEARSLESRALPRHLHKSPEGWLKGFPGAFPAQLVCEVTGEHERRKHLRQHQRLLEAVGPSSGPPSAPPP, via the exons ATGTCAGCCCAGTCTCTTCCTGCAGCAACACCCCCTACCCAGAAGCCCCCTCGGATCATCCGCCCCCGTCCTCCTTCTCGCCCCAGGGCTGCCCAGTCCCCAGGGCCCCACCACAACGGCTCTTCGCCACGAGAagctcccctcacccccaatGACGCGCCAACCCCGATGTGCACCCCCATCCCCTGGGAGCCCCCAGCCTCGGCCCTCAAGCCCCCTGCCCTTCTGCCCCCCTCGGCTTCTAAAGCCAGCCTCGACTCCCAGACTTCCCCAGACTCGCCTTCCAGCACCCCCAGTCCAGTGTCCAGGCGCTCCGTCACCCCAGAGCCCGCTCCCCGGTCTCCAGTTCCCCCACCCAAGCCCTCCGGGTCACCCCACACTCCGCCCCTGCTCCCCAGGGCTGAGGTCCTGGCCCAGGGTGGCTCTGCCTCGGCCCCAGGCACTGTGCGGAGATTGGCTGGCAGGTTTGAATGGGGGGCTGAAGGCAAGGTCCAGGCTGGGGATGCCCTGGAGCCGGGTGCCCATGGGGCAGTGGATGTGAATGGCGAGAGAGAGGTTCCACCGGGCAACGTTGCTGGGAGCGGGTCACAGGAGAATGGCGCTCTGG ATGCTGTCCTGGCCTGCCCTCCCTGTTGCCCCTGTGTCTGCCACATAGGCCGGCCTGGCCTGGAGCTCCGATGGGTACCTGTGGGGGGCTATGAGGATGGCCCCAGGGCTTTCTGCCGGGCCTCCCCACTGAGGACCTCCCGCTCCCGCCCCAGCCCTccaagcctcagtctccccccAGTGGTCCTTACGTCCTACCGCTCCACTGCCGAACGCAAACTCTTGCCACCCCTGAAAGCCCCCAAACCAGCGTGGGTCAGGCCAGACATCACCGCTTCCGGGGACCCCCCGCAGCCAGATCTCCATTTGCCCTCGGAAGACGGAATCCCGACAG GGGACAGTCCTGATGAAGCTCTTCAGGACGCTCCTCCAGCATCTATGGAGGGCAG GGACAAGGAGGGGCTGGAATTGCTGAAGGAACAGAACTGGGAGCTGCCCCTGCAGGACG AGCCCCTGTACCAGAACTATCGAGCGGCTGTGCTGTCAGAGGAGCTCTGGGGGGTCAGCGAGGACGGGTGTCCCTCTCCAACAAACCCCGGCGAAGCTCCCACCTTTGCACGGCCCCCTGGACCTCGCAACACGCTGTGGCAGGAGCTGCCGGCTGTGCGGGCCAGCGGCCTCCTGGACACCCTCAGCCCCCAGGAGAGGCGCATGCAGGAG AGCCTGTTCGAGGTGGTGACCTCTGAGGCCTCCTACCTGCGCTCCCTGCGGCTGCTAACTGACACCTTCGTGCTGAGCCAGGCTCTCCGGGACACGCTCACCCCCCGGGACCACCACACCCTCTTCTCCAACGTGCAGCGAGTCCAGGGAGTCAGCGAGCG GTTTCTAGGGACGCTGCTGTCCCGTGTGCGCTCTTCCCCCCACATCAGCGACCTGTGTGACGTGGTGCACGACCACGCCGTGGGCCCCTTCTCGGTGTACGTGGATTACGTGCGCAACCAGCAATACCAGGAAGAGACCTACAGCCGCCTTAT GGACACGAACGTGCGCTTCTCGGCCGAGCTGCGGCGCCTGCAAAGCCTCCCCAAGTGCGAGCGGCTGCCGCTGCCGTCCTTCCTGCTGCTGCCCTTTCAGCGAATCACCAGGCTCCGCATGCTGCTGCAG AATATCCTGCGCCAGACAGAGGAGGGGTCCAGCCGCCAGGAGAATGCCCAGAAAGCCCTGGGTGCCGTCAGCAAG ATCATTGAGCGCTGCAGTGCAGAGGTGGGGCGCATGAAGCAGACAGAGGAGCTGATCCGGCTCACCCAGAGGCTGCGCTTTCACAAAGTCAAG GCCCTGCCCCTGGTGTCCTGGTCCAGGCGCCTGGAGTTGCAAGGGGAGCTGACCGAGTTAGGGTGCCGGAGGGGGGGTGTGCTCTTTACCTCGCGCCCCCGCTTCACCCCCCTGTGCCTGCTACTCTTCAGCGACCTGCTGCTCATCACTCAGCCCAAGAG TGGGCAGCGGCTGCAGGTTCTGGACTATGCCCACCGCTCCCTGGTCCAGGCCCAGCAGGTTCCGGACCCATCTGGACCCCCTACGTTCCGCCTCTCCCTTCTCAGCAACCACCAGGGCCGCCCCACCCACCGGCTACTCCAAGCCTCCTCCCT ATCAGACATGCAGCGCTGGCTGGGAGCCTTCCCTACCCCcggcccccttccctgctccccggACACCGTCTATGAGGACTGTG ACTGCTCCCAGGAACTGTGTTCAGAGTCTTCTGCACCGGCCAGGACTGAGGCACGAAGTCTGGAGTCCAGGGCTCTGCCCAGGCACCTGCACAAGAGCCCTGAAG gCTGGCTAAAGGGCTTTCCTGGGGCCTTCCCTGCCCAGCTGGTGTGTGAAGTCACAGGGGAACACGAAAGGAGGAAGCACCTTCGCCAGCACCAGAGACTCCTCGAGGCCGTTGGGCCCTCTTCAGGCCCCCCCAGCGCTCCCCCACCCTAA
- the ARHGEF15 gene encoding rho guanine nucleotide exchange factor 15 isoform X2 yields MSAQSLPAATPPTQKPPRIIRPRPPSRPRAAQSPGPHHNGSSPREAPLTPNDAPTPMCTPIPWEPPASALKPPALLPPSASKASLDSQTSPDSPSSTPSPVSRRSVTPEPAPRSPVPPPKPSGSPHTPPLLPRAEVLAQGGSASAPGTVRRLAGRFEWGAEGKVQAGDALEPGAHGAVDVNGEREVPPGNVAGSGSQENGALDAVLACPPCCPCVCHIGRPGLELRWVPVGGYEDGPRAFCRASPLRTSRSRPSPPSLSLPPVVLTSYRSTAERKLLPPLKAPKPAWVRPDITASGDPPQPDLHLPSEDGIPTGDSPDEALQDAPPASMEGRDKEGLELLKEQNWELPLQDEPLYQNYRAAVLSEELWGVSEDGCPSPTNPGEAPTFARPPGPRNTLWQELPAVRASGLLDTLSPQERRMQESLFEVVTSEASYLRSLRLLTDTFVLSQALRDTLTPRDHHTLFSNVQRVQGVSERFLGTLLSRVRSSPHISDLCDVVHDHAVGPFSVYVDYVRNQQYQEETYSRLMDTNVRFSAELRRLQSLPKCERLPLPSFLLLPFQRITRLRMLLQNILRQTEEGSSRQENAQKALGAVSKALPLVSWSRRLELQGELTELGCRRGGVLFTSRPRFTPLCLLLFSDLLLITQPKSGQRLQVLDYAHRSLVQAQQVPDPSGPPTFRLSLLSNHQGRPTHRLLQASSLSDMQRWLGAFPTPGPLPCSPDTVYEDCDCSQELCSESSAPARTEARSLESRALPRHLHKSPEGWLKGFPGAFPAQLVCEVTGEHERRKHLRQHQRLLEAVGPSSGPPSAPPP; encoded by the exons ATGTCAGCCCAGTCTCTTCCTGCAGCAACACCCCCTACCCAGAAGCCCCCTCGGATCATCCGCCCCCGTCCTCCTTCTCGCCCCAGGGCTGCCCAGTCCCCAGGGCCCCACCACAACGGCTCTTCGCCACGAGAagctcccctcacccccaatGACGCGCCAACCCCGATGTGCACCCCCATCCCCTGGGAGCCCCCAGCCTCGGCCCTCAAGCCCCCTGCCCTTCTGCCCCCCTCGGCTTCTAAAGCCAGCCTCGACTCCCAGACTTCCCCAGACTCGCCTTCCAGCACCCCCAGTCCAGTGTCCAGGCGCTCCGTCACCCCAGAGCCCGCTCCCCGGTCTCCAGTTCCCCCACCCAAGCCCTCCGGGTCACCCCACACTCCGCCCCTGCTCCCCAGGGCTGAGGTCCTGGCCCAGGGTGGCTCTGCCTCGGCCCCAGGCACTGTGCGGAGATTGGCTGGCAGGTTTGAATGGGGGGCTGAAGGCAAGGTCCAGGCTGGGGATGCCCTGGAGCCGGGTGCCCATGGGGCAGTGGATGTGAATGGCGAGAGAGAGGTTCCACCGGGCAACGTTGCTGGGAGCGGGTCACAGGAGAATGGCGCTCTGG ATGCTGTCCTGGCCTGCCCTCCCTGTTGCCCCTGTGTCTGCCACATAGGCCGGCCTGGCCTGGAGCTCCGATGGGTACCTGTGGGGGGCTATGAGGATGGCCCCAGGGCTTTCTGCCGGGCCTCCCCACTGAGGACCTCCCGCTCCCGCCCCAGCCCTccaagcctcagtctccccccAGTGGTCCTTACGTCCTACCGCTCCACTGCCGAACGCAAACTCTTGCCACCCCTGAAAGCCCCCAAACCAGCGTGGGTCAGGCCAGACATCACCGCTTCCGGGGACCCCCCGCAGCCAGATCTCCATTTGCCCTCGGAAGACGGAATCCCGACAG GGGACAGTCCTGATGAAGCTCTTCAGGACGCTCCTCCAGCATCTATGGAGGGCAG GGACAAGGAGGGGCTGGAATTGCTGAAGGAACAGAACTGGGAGCTGCCCCTGCAGGACG AGCCCCTGTACCAGAACTATCGAGCGGCTGTGCTGTCAGAGGAGCTCTGGGGGGTCAGCGAGGACGGGTGTCCCTCTCCAACAAACCCCGGCGAAGCTCCCACCTTTGCACGGCCCCCTGGACCTCGCAACACGCTGTGGCAGGAGCTGCCGGCTGTGCGGGCCAGCGGCCTCCTGGACACCCTCAGCCCCCAGGAGAGGCGCATGCAGGAG AGCCTGTTCGAGGTGGTGACCTCTGAGGCCTCCTACCTGCGCTCCCTGCGGCTGCTAACTGACACCTTCGTGCTGAGCCAGGCTCTCCGGGACACGCTCACCCCCCGGGACCACCACACCCTCTTCTCCAACGTGCAGCGAGTCCAGGGAGTCAGCGAGCG GTTTCTAGGGACGCTGCTGTCCCGTGTGCGCTCTTCCCCCCACATCAGCGACCTGTGTGACGTGGTGCACGACCACGCCGTGGGCCCCTTCTCGGTGTACGTGGATTACGTGCGCAACCAGCAATACCAGGAAGAGACCTACAGCCGCCTTAT GGACACGAACGTGCGCTTCTCGGCCGAGCTGCGGCGCCTGCAAAGCCTCCCCAAGTGCGAGCGGCTGCCGCTGCCGTCCTTCCTGCTGCTGCCCTTTCAGCGAATCACCAGGCTCCGCATGCTGCTGCAG AATATCCTGCGCCAGACAGAGGAGGGGTCCAGCCGCCAGGAGAATGCCCAGAAAGCCCTGGGTGCCGTCAGCAAG GCCCTGCCCCTGGTGTCCTGGTCCAGGCGCCTGGAGTTGCAAGGGGAGCTGACCGAGTTAGGGTGCCGGAGGGGGGGTGTGCTCTTTACCTCGCGCCCCCGCTTCACCCCCCTGTGCCTGCTACTCTTCAGCGACCTGCTGCTCATCACTCAGCCCAAGAG TGGGCAGCGGCTGCAGGTTCTGGACTATGCCCACCGCTCCCTGGTCCAGGCCCAGCAGGTTCCGGACCCATCTGGACCCCCTACGTTCCGCCTCTCCCTTCTCAGCAACCACCAGGGCCGCCCCACCCACCGGCTACTCCAAGCCTCCTCCCT ATCAGACATGCAGCGCTGGCTGGGAGCCTTCCCTACCCCcggcccccttccctgctccccggACACCGTCTATGAGGACTGTG ACTGCTCCCAGGAACTGTGTTCAGAGTCTTCTGCACCGGCCAGGACTGAGGCACGAAGTCTGGAGTCCAGGGCTCTGCCCAGGCACCTGCACAAGAGCCCTGAAG gCTGGCTAAAGGGCTTTCCTGGGGCCTTCCCTGCCCAGCTGGTGTGTGAAGTCACAGGGGAACACGAAAGGAGGAAGCACCTTCGCCAGCACCAGAGACTCCTCGAGGCCGTTGGGCCCTCTTCAGGCCCCCCCAGCGCTCCCCCACCCTAA